The Coffea arabica cultivar ET-39 chromosome 2c, Coffea Arabica ET-39 HiFi, whole genome shotgun sequence genome includes the window TAAGATTTTACAAGGCTAGcttcgataaagtctgattttgACCCTTTTACAACTACCGACAGAACTTGCCTAAAATCACCACCAAATACCATCACTTTTGACCCAAATAATTCAGAGTTATCCATTAGGTCTCTAAATAAACGATCTACTCCCTCAATTCCTGCTCTGTGTGTCATGGGCGCTTCATCCCAAATGATCAATTTGGCTTGTTGTAATAACTTTGCCAATGAGCTTTGTTTGTTTACTTTGCACATGTTGTTAGGATTCATGTCTAAAGGAATTTTAAATCGTGAGTGGGCTGTTCTACCTCCAGGTAAGATAGAAGTAGCTACTCCACAAGAGGCCGTTGCCAAAGCTATACATCCCTTTGATCTAACTGCAGCTAGTAGTGCACGGTACAAGAATGTTTTCCCTGTTCCCCCAGGCCCATCAATAAAGAAACTCCCTTTGCTGTGTACAAAAACAGCATCTATGATAGTATCAAATGCTACTTTTTGATCTTCATTTAATTTAGAGATAGCAGCAATATCTTCTTCATTGACTTTAAAGTTTAGCTCAGAATTTGTGTCTCTTGTACCTCTATCCATTTCATCAAACTTTAAGATTCATGGTACTAATCCATACATATTAATGTTTTTTCCCATTGATTCTAAGAACTTGCTAATCTCATAGAGAACTTTATGTTGGACTTGATCGTTTGACAAATTCAAAGTTCTATTGAAATCTTCTGACATAGATTCTTTGAATTTTAACCATAAACTTCTTGGATCAGCAGGAGTGAAGTAAACTAATAGGGTAGCAAATAGTCTTCTAAAGCTATATGGCATGTGGTATAAAGCTGCTTCTTCTAGGCACTGCTCTTGAGGGTTATTGGATTCAAATAATCCTCTCATTATTGCTGCTTCTCTAAAGGTATTAACATAAACACCATCGACAGTTTTCAGGTCATCAAATGATGTTGGCCCTTTTACATTCA containing:
- the LOC113724284 gene encoding ATP-dependent DNA helicase PIF1-like, encoding MDRGTRDTNSELNFKVNEEDIAAISKLNEDQKVAFDTIIDAVFVHSKGSFFIDGPGGTGKTFLYRALLAAVRSKGCIALATASCGVATSILPGGRTAHSRFKIPLDMNPNNMCKVNKQSSLAKLLQQAKLIIWDEAPMTHRAGIEGVDRLFRDLMDNSELFGSKVMVFGGDFRQVLSVVVKGSKSDFIEASLVKSYIWPHLQKLKLKENMRARLDPDFSKYLLRIGNGTENTVKNESIHISQALLLRYTNEAESINQLITTVYPNFNIFSENTYSLINRAILTTKNDFVDQIDEKLIQKFPGTAFDYLSRDKCLDNSQQAILEDFMNSHTPNGFPL